A single genomic interval of Sceloporus undulatus isolate JIND9_A2432 ecotype Alabama chromosome 2, SceUnd_v1.1, whole genome shotgun sequence harbors:
- the SYDE1 gene encoding rho GTPase-activating protein SYDE1, translating to MQPLLRKTFSRLRAKERLGRKKTLPVAAAAAQEEDSLSEPPGASGCAVGLQTVGSLPWEDGCTKKSTTITVSRKQNWAKFTWSSQEDSHKRKLGQSSSSTTKGPTDQDKVPSQESLHQVGLVASGPKEDTEVPVGYMESCSSSLISAKCSSQGAYLQSLERSSRHWVLSSGKTQGMEEVAATSSSIELKEPHILCSNEGEIWYNPIPEDEDLQPPGFEKKWESVTRKGKPVEIKAGWEDICLGSSQQARRDGFQTSPSQMRPAKQAEEMSNPQPQACGGKMLSASPDPEEKATFPVSGAQSPISHKKVHHLGKAKSPGPVRSLSMKMKKLPELRRKLSLRSSRPRGPEPEGGSSPKEPGSVISRYHLDSSVTSQQLQARGKAASKGGYLSDGDSPELQAKAETYLGLDDGSFRPYSFAEQPGCFQHLSGLVSIHLLGVQDFRPPKAEAKEAFCVLQVDSVNKARTALLPCQDAFLSLNHSFQLELEDSQLLKVVVFSCDPAVGKNRVCCHGTIILPHVFQGCKTQQLAMQLEPRGLLYVKLTLVDQWDPANNDWEPQVFGVKLSQLVEREGAAIKVPLLIHKCITQIEKRGLKVVGLYRLCGSAAVKKELRDAFERDSSAVVLSEDLYPDINVITGILKDYLRELPTPLITNPLYQVVLEAMSSRTEGQEAKETSATTVLLDCLPEAEKATLTMLLDHLSLVASFHTFNRMNAQNLAVCFGPVLLSQGTGGPGARSPRQRHHTIASTMDFKHHIEVLHYLLQAWPIPRRKTEEEHPLPQRQCRPSLNLPLLQTTVVARSRPRGLESPPSNRYAGDWSVCGQQFLAGPKPGVGDTDYDEVAGSESDNDDERNEEEEALREGLAHHSRTVFMGDFALVEEQEAPFSPRLNLKDFDALILDLEQELSKQINVCL from the exons ATGCAGCCTCTGCTCAGGAAGACCTTCTCCCGCCTCAGGGCCAAAGAGCGCCTCGGGCGCAAGAAGACGCTGccagtggcggcggcggcggcgcaggAAGAAG ATTCTCTGTCAGAGCCACCAGGTGCTTCAGGGTGTGCTGTAGGTCTTCAGACGGTAGGATCTCTCCCGTGGGAGGATGGATGCACCAAGAAAAGCACCACTATCACAGTGTCAAGGAAGCAGAACTGGGCCAAGTTCACTTGGAGTAGTCAAGAGGATTCTCACAAGAGGAAACTGGGCCAGAGTTCCTCAAGTACTACAAAGGGACCTACTGACCAGGACAAGGTGCCATCCCAAGAGAGCCTACACCAGGTTGGCTTGGTGGCAAGCGGGCCCAAGGAAGATACTGAAGTGCCAGTAGGCTACATGGAGTCCTGCAGCTCTAGCCTTATTAGTGCCAAGTGCAGCAGCCAAGGTGCCTACTTGCAAAGCCTGGAGAGAAGCAGCCGCCATTGGGTGCTCTCTTCGGGGAAGACCCAGGGCATGGAAGAAGTAGCAGCTACCAGCTCCAGCATAGAGTTGAAGGAGCCTCACATTCTCTGCAGCAACGAGGGGGAGATCTGGTACAACCCCATCCCAGAAGATGAGGACCTGCAGCCCCCCGGCTTTGAGAAGAAGTGGGAAAGTGTGACCAGGAAGGGGAAGCCAGTGGAGATTAAAGCTGGATGGGAAGATATCTGCCTAGGAAGCTCACAGCAAGCCAGGAGAGATGGTTTCCAGACTTCACCAAGTCAAATGAGGCCAGCCAAACAAGCTGAGGAAATGAGCAACCCCCAGCCCCAGGCTTGTGGTG GAAAGATGCTGTCTGCAAGCCCAGATCCTGAGGAAAAGGCCACGTTCCCTGTTTCAGGGGCCCAGAGTCCCATCTCCCACAAGAAGGTCCACCATCTTGGCAAGGCAAAGTCTCCTGGCCCAGTGAGAAGTCTCTCCATGAAGATGAAGAAGCTACCAGAGTTGAGGAGGAAGCTTAGCCTCCGTAGTTCCCGTCCTCGAGGACCAGAACCAGAGGGCGGCTCATCTCCCAAGGAGCCGGGCAGCGTCATCAGCCGCTACCACCTAGACAGTAGCGTGACTTCTCAGCAGCTCCAGGCTCGGGGCAAGGCTGCCAGCAAAGGGGGCTACTTGAGTGATGGAGATTCTCCAGAGCTCCAGGCCAAAGCTGAGACCTACCTGGGGCTTGATGATGGCTCCTTCCGTCCTTACAGTTTTGCTGAGCAACCTGGCTGCTTTCAGCATCTCTCTGGCCTTGTCAGCATCCACCTGTTGGGGGTGCAAGACTTCAGGCCCCCCAAAGCTGAAGCAAAGGAAGCCTTCTGTGTCCTCCAGGTAGACTCAGTCAACAAGGCCCGCACTGCCCTGCTGCCTTGCCAGGACGCTTTCCTCAGCCTCAACCACTCCTTCCAGCTGGAGCTTGAGGATTCCCAGCTCCTCAAAGTTGTGGTCTTCTCATGCGATCCTGCAGTGGGGAAGAATCGTGTTTGCTGTCATGGCACCATCATTTTACCCCATGTTTTTCAAG GTTGCAAAACCCAGCAGTTGGCAATGCAGCTGGAGCCACGAGGGCTCCTTTACGTCAAGCTCACCCTGGTGGATCAGTGGGACCCAGCTAACAATGACTGGGAGCCACAGGTGTTTGGCGTGAAACTGAGTCAGCTGGTGGAAAGGGAAGGAGCTGCCATCAAAGTTCCCCTCCTGATCCATAAGTGCATCACCCAGATTGAGAAAAGGGGCTTGAAG GTTGTAGGTCTGTATCGCTTGTGTGGCTCAGCAGCAGTGAAGAAAGAGCTACGTGATGCCTTTGAGAGGGACAGTTCTGCCGTGGTGCTCTCTGAAGACCTCTATCCAGACATCAATGTCATCACAG GGATCCTGAAGGACTATTTGCGGGAACTACCCACCCCTCTCATCACCAACCCACTCTACCAGGTGGTGCTGGAAGCCATGTCCAGTCGGACAGAAGGGCAGGAAGCTAAGGAGACTTCGGCAACAACAGTGCTTCTGGATTGCCTGCCAGAAGCTGAGAAG gcCACACTGACCATGCTGCTGGACCACCTCAGCCTGGTTGCGTCTTTCCACACCTTCAACCGCATGAATGCTCAGAATCTCGCTGTGTGCTTTGGACCTGTGTTACTGAGCCAGGGCACAGGAGGTCCAGGGGCCCGCAGCCCCAGACAACGACATCACACCATTGCCAGCACCATGGACTTCAAGCACCACATTGAAGTGTTGCATTACCTGCTTCAGGCTTGGCCAA TCCCACGCAGGAAGACAGAGGAAGAGCATCCCTTGCCCCAACGCCAGTGCCGGCCTTCCCTGAATTTGCCGCTGTTGCAAACCACTGTTGTGGCCCGGAGCCGCCCCCGAGGCTTGGAAAGTCCCCCCAGCAATCGCTATGCCGGGGACTGGAGCGTGTGTGGTCAGCAGTTCTTGGCAGGACCCAAGCCAGGGGTTGGGGACACGGACTACGATGAAGTGGCTGGGAGTGAGAGTGACAATGATGATGAGaggaatgaagaggaggaggcattAAGGGAAGGGCTGGCACACCACAGCCGGACCGTCTTCATGGGAGACTTTGCCCTGGTGGAAGAGCAAGAAGCTCCCTTCAGCCCGAGGCTCAATCTGAAGGACTTTGATGCTCTCATCTTGGATTTAGAGCAAGAACTCTCCAAGCAAATTAATGTCTGCCTGTGA